In Deinococcus malanensis, one DNA window encodes the following:
- a CDS encoding PP2C family protein-serine/threonine phosphatase, whose translation MRVPVTPALSFGLLTDVGRQRQGGVNQDAALALDLPHGGLYAVADGMGGHAAGELAANLALDALAQHYGEERGNPPSRLIAAVQAANLTVLRHAVGEYMGMGTTLLAAVIDRGALLIAHVGDSRAYLLRDGTLHRLTEDHSWVAEQVRLGLLTEEEARTHQWRSVVSNALGGEERVRLELFGVPLHSGDRLLLCSDGLSGVVSEEDLITLLSGGAPQDTVRQLVNAANDAGGPDNITALIVDVQREARLPNYELPPPRTEGPVYADILLSTQRGNSLVTYVLLMLAYFTLLSVILVPEHRSLLGILGSVVMILIMAGQRVTLARQAERYLARPRAVLNRAVGRRPPDVKSHR comes from the coding sequence ATGCGCGTTCCGGTAACGCCCGCTCTGAGCTTTGGTCTGTTAACAGACGTAGGGCGTCAGAGACAGGGCGGTGTCAACCAGGATGCGGCGCTGGCACTCGACCTACCTCACGGTGGTCTGTACGCGGTCGCAGACGGGATGGGCGGACACGCGGCTGGAGAACTGGCGGCGAATCTCGCGCTTGACGCCCTGGCGCAGCACTACGGCGAGGAGCGCGGCAATCCCCCGTCGCGCCTGATTGCAGCGGTGCAGGCCGCCAATTTGACCGTGCTGCGCCACGCGGTCGGGGAATACATGGGCATGGGCACTACCCTGCTGGCGGCGGTGATCGACCGGGGCGCCCTGCTCATCGCGCATGTTGGGGACTCGCGGGCATACTTGCTGCGCGATGGGACCCTGCACCGCCTGACGGAGGACCATTCCTGGGTGGCCGAACAGGTGCGCCTGGGCCTGCTGACCGAGGAGGAGGCCAGAACCCACCAGTGGCGCAGCGTGGTCAGCAACGCGCTGGGCGGCGAGGAGCGCGTTCGCCTGGAGCTCTTTGGGGTGCCGCTGCACAGCGGGGACCGCCTGCTGCTGTGCAGTGACGGCCTGAGCGGCGTGGTCAGCGAGGAGGATCTCATCACGCTGCTCAGCGGTGGCGCGCCCCAGGACACCGTGCGGCAACTGGTCAACGCCGCCAACGACGCTGGCGGGCCCGACAACATCACGGCGCTGATTGTGGATGTGCAGCGCGAGGCGCGCCTTCCCAACTACGAACTGCCGCCTCCCCGCACCGAGGGTCCGGTATATGCCGACATCCTGCTCAGCACCCAGCGGGGCAACAGCCTGGTGACCTATGTGCTGCTGATGCTGGCGTATTTCACGCTGTTGAGCGTGATCCTGGTCCCGGAACACCGTTCGCTGCTGGGCATCCTGGGCAGCGTGGTCATGATTCTGATCATGGCCGGGCAGCGGGTGACGCTGGCGCGTCAGGCCGAGCGCTACCTTGCCCGCCCGCGCGCCGTGCTGAACCGCGCCGTGGGCCGGCGCCCACCTGACGTGAAATCCCACCGCTAG
- a CDS encoding RidA family protein yields MKDIVQTDSAPAAIGPYSQAVSFGNLVITSGQIPLTLGGDLVEGDIAQQTEQVIANLKAVLAAAGTDLARVVKTTVFLADMNEFAAMNAVYERHFPAPYPARSTVQVARLPRDVRVEIEVIAERH; encoded by the coding sequence ATGAAAGACATCGTGCAGACAGACAGCGCGCCGGCTGCCATCGGCCCGTACAGCCAGGCCGTCAGCTTCGGCAATCTGGTGATCACCAGTGGGCAGATTCCGCTGACCCTGGGTGGAGATCTGGTCGAGGGTGACATTGCCCAGCAGACCGAGCAGGTGATTGCCAACCTGAAGGCTGTCCTGGCCGCAGCGGGCACCGATCTGGCACGGGTGGTCAAGACCACCGTGTTCCTGGCCGACATGAACGAGTTTGCCGCCATGAATGCGGTGTACGAGCGGCACTTCCCCGCTCCGTACCCTGCCCGCAGCACCGTGCAGGTGGCCCGGCTTCCGCGTGACGTGCGGGTAGAAATTGAGGTTATAGCCGAGCGGCACTGA
- a CDS encoding PSP1 domain-containing protein has protein sequence MFVLPIRFERSPRLHPMLSEVPHVVGTKVVVQGKRGPEVATVRGDPGERKAQERYGMVLRAASPEDLAHWEDLHRQGEDLKWLLRARARERGLPVKLVAVEFTLDESLVTVSYSADERIELTSLIGEVRAHTRARVNFAAVGPREQAQMIGTLGACGRENCSSNHLQDFAPVSIRMARDQQLPLNPEKLSGPCGRLLCCLQFEHTQYLDLLKDLPRKNAKVCHEGSGACGKVTKLHPLSGTVDVHTDQGTLLGVPAADLRRAPEEVRGPPEKGARPARRDPGPGAS, from the coding sequence GTGTTCGTCCTGCCCATTCGATTCGAGCGGAGTCCGCGCCTGCACCCGATGCTGAGCGAGGTCCCGCATGTGGTCGGGACGAAAGTGGTCGTGCAGGGCAAGCGCGGCCCAGAGGTGGCCACCGTGCGCGGCGACCCGGGCGAGCGCAAGGCCCAGGAGCGCTACGGCATGGTGCTGCGCGCGGCCAGCCCCGAAGATCTGGCCCACTGGGAGGACCTGCACCGTCAGGGCGAGGATCTGAAGTGGCTGCTGCGTGCCCGGGCCCGTGAGCGTGGGCTCCCCGTGAAACTTGTGGCGGTTGAGTTCACCCTTGACGAGAGCCTCGTGACGGTGAGCTACAGCGCCGACGAGCGCATCGAGCTGACCAGCCTGATCGGGGAAGTGCGGGCCCACACCCGCGCGCGCGTGAACTTCGCTGCAGTAGGTCCCCGTGAGCAGGCCCAGATGATCGGAACCCTGGGGGCCTGTGGCCGCGAGAACTGCTCGAGCAACCACCTGCAGGACTTCGCGCCGGTCAGTATCCGCATGGCGCGCGACCAGCAGCTGCCCCTGAACCCGGAAAAGCTTTCGGGACCGTGCGGAAGACTGCTGTGCTGTCTGCAGTTCGAGCACACCCAGTACCTGGACCTGCTCAAGGATCTGCCGCGCAAGAACGCCAAGGTCTGTCATGAAGGCTCCGGGGCCTGCGGCAAGGTCACAAAGCTCCATCCGCTGAGCGGGACGGTGGACGTGCACACTGATCAGGGCACGCTGCTGGGGGTCCCGGCGGCCGACCTGCGCCGCGCCCCGGAAGAAGTCCGCGGGCCGCCCGAAAAGGGCGCGCGTCCGGCCCGCCGGGACCCCGGCCCCGGCGCGAGCTGA
- a CDS encoding M3 family oligoendopeptidase codes for MTQLEAVERKLQVTDTQGRWETYAPRFAALQEQDLTAADVPGWLAKWSVLSAELNDAGSKLSVHADLHTDDDAAQTRYQTFLAQVMPSAQRAGHALIQKLLAVPDYTPPSDFALNYRRFRDAAALFREANVDLGVTHEAQKNRHSVLTGNQKVMLGGQELTIPQAKQRLDSPERGEREEAWHALAESNLKVAGDLDHVMLELIATRRQLARNADEANYRDFRWKELDRVDYTPADCRAFHDAVRDEVVPLTTELMGDIAAQLDLDCVRPWDYNRNNLLDPQGRESLRPFKTGEELEELAQRAFAGLDEGLAARFGQMRQGGLLDLESRPGKMTHAYCQYFPTTNEPFVLMNVVGTAEDVRVLFHEVGHAFHGFYSGDAQPLVWNRWSPIEFVEIPSMAMEFLTLDHLSHALGDDELARYREKLLQGVVTFLPWAAQMDAFQHWLYAEAPDGLTVADLDRKWLELDQTFHPFVEWEGLDERIRAKGWQYYHIFQVPFYYIEYAMCYLAAVSIWREARNDAAGAMERYKASLRLGSAYPVPELYRAAGAEFRFDREHIRGLMAFLKEQLKA; via the coding sequence ATGACGCAACTCGAAGCCGTAGAACGCAAGCTGCAGGTCACCGACACGCAGGGGCGCTGGGAAACCTATGCGCCCCGGTTTGCTGCCCTGCAGGAACAGGACCTTACCGCAGCCGACGTTCCGGGGTGGCTGGCCAAATGGAGCGTGCTGAGTGCCGAGCTCAACGATGCGGGCAGCAAGCTCTCGGTCCATGCTGACCTCCACACCGATGACGACGCGGCGCAGACCCGCTACCAGACCTTCCTGGCGCAGGTCATGCCCTCGGCGCAGAGGGCTGGCCACGCCCTGATCCAGAAACTGCTGGCGGTGCCGGATTACACTCCCCCATCCGACTTCGCCCTGAACTACCGGCGCTTCCGCGACGCCGCTGCCCTGTTCCGCGAGGCGAACGTGGACCTGGGAGTCACCCATGAGGCTCAGAAAAACCGTCACTCGGTCCTGACAGGCAACCAGAAGGTCATGCTGGGGGGCCAGGAACTGACCATTCCCCAGGCCAAGCAGCGCCTCGACAGCCCCGAGCGGGGTGAGCGTGAGGAAGCCTGGCATGCGCTGGCCGAAAGCAACCTGAAGGTCGCCGGTGATCTCGACCACGTGATGCTGGAGCTGATTGCCACCCGGCGGCAGCTGGCGCGCAACGCCGACGAGGCGAACTACCGGGACTTCCGCTGGAAGGAACTTGACCGGGTGGACTACACGCCCGCCGACTGCCGCGCGTTTCACGACGCCGTGCGGGACGAGGTCGTGCCACTGACCACCGAGCTGATGGGTGACATCGCGGCGCAGCTGGACCTGGACTGCGTCCGCCCCTGGGACTACAACCGCAACAACCTGCTTGACCCCCAGGGCCGCGAGAGCCTGCGGCCCTTCAAGACCGGCGAAGAGCTTGAAGAGCTTGCGCAGCGCGCCTTTGCCGGGCTGGACGAGGGCCTCGCCGCACGTTTTGGGCAGATGCGCCAGGGAGGGCTGCTCGACCTCGAATCCCGCCCCGGCAAGATGACCCACGCCTACTGCCAGTACTTCCCCACCACCAATGAACCGTTCGTGCTGATGAACGTGGTGGGCACCGCCGAGGACGTACGGGTGCTGTTTCATGAGGTCGGCCACGCCTTCCACGGCTTTTACAGCGGAGACGCGCAGCCACTGGTCTGGAACCGCTGGAGCCCCATCGAGTTCGTGGAGATTCCCAGCATGGCCATGGAATTCCTGACCCTGGACCACCTGAGCCACGCGTTGGGTGACGACGAACTAGCGCGCTACCGCGAGAAGCTGCTGCAGGGCGTGGTGACCTTTCTGCCCTGGGCGGCCCAGATGGACGCCTTCCAGCACTGGCTGTACGCCGAGGCCCCAGATGGGCTAACGGTGGCGGACCTGGACCGCAAATGGCTGGAACTGGACCAGACCTTCCATCCGTTTGTCGAGTGGGAAGGCCTGGACGAGCGCATCCGGGCCAAAGGCTGGCAGTATTACCACATCTTTCAGGTGCCCTTCTATTACATCGAGTACGCCATGTGCTACCTCGCGGCCGTCAGCATCTGGCGGGAGGCCAGAAATGACGCGGCCGGCGCGATGGAACGCTATAAGGCCAGCCTGCGCCTAGGGAGCGCATATCCGGTGCCGGAGCTGTACCGCGCTGCGGGCGCCGAATTCCGCTTCGACCGCGAGCACATCCGTGGCCTGATGGCGTTCCTGAAAGAGCAGCTGAAGGCCTAG
- a CDS encoding DUF4384 domain-containing protein, translated as MNKKTLTALMALTTATAFGTASAQGRISAQSIIVNPTQPDLSVSVRVDRDASGNQNPAYRVGDKITVSATVNRDAYIYLFNVDPSGEVDQVLPNRLGGDNFVKAGATRSFPAPGDNFTFDVGGPVGQNKVLALASLTPLNLDQISSFRTSQDQFATVNARGQAGLAQALSIVVNPLPQNSWVSDTAFYQVAAQNPVTTGSLFVGTNVNASVILNGQRLGGSNVTYSNLRAGTYPVRVQAPGYSDFATTVTIRQGTITNLNVDLAPAAQAVVQAPVTTGNTFLDLIGGLLGAITGTQLQDPARSALDQKVTDLRNQGYTVQGTRTTTTGYVSTLSKGGSTVTVTVTRGANRTLSVQVTETTNYRY; from the coding sequence ATGAACAAGAAGACCTTGACTGCCCTTATGGCCCTGACTACGGCCACCGCCTTCGGTACTGCTTCTGCTCAGGGACGCATCAGCGCCCAGAGCATCATCGTCAACCCCACGCAGCCCGACCTCAGCGTCAGCGTGCGTGTGGACAGGGATGCCAGTGGCAACCAGAACCCCGCCTACCGCGTGGGCGACAAGATCACCGTGAGCGCTACCGTCAACCGTGACGCTTACATCTACCTCTTCAACGTTGACCCCAGCGGCGAAGTTGATCAGGTTCTGCCCAACCGTCTGGGCGGCGACAATTTCGTCAAGGCCGGTGCCACCCGTTCCTTCCCGGCTCCTGGCGACAACTTCACCTTTGACGTGGGCGGCCCCGTCGGCCAGAACAAGGTTCTGGCGCTGGCCAGCCTGACCCCGCTGAACCTGGACCAGATCAGCAGCTTCCGGACCAGCCAGGACCAGTTCGCCACCGTGAATGCCAGAGGCCAGGCCGGACTGGCCCAGGCCCTGAGCATCGTGGTTAACCCTCTGCCCCAGAACAGCTGGGTCAGTGACACCGCCTTCTACCAGGTGGCGGCTCAGAACCCCGTGACCACCGGCAGCCTGTTTGTGGGTACCAACGTCAACGCCAGCGTGATCCTTAACGGCCAGCGTCTGGGCGGCAGCAACGTGACCTACAGCAACCTGCGCGCCGGCACCTACCCTGTGCGTGTCCAGGCTCCCGGCTACAGCGACTTCGCCACCACCGTGACCATCCGCCAGGGCACCATCACCAACCTGAATGTGGACCTCGCGCCGGCCGCTCAGGCCGTGGTTCAGGCTCCTGTAACCACTGGCAACACCTTCCTTGACCTGATCGGCGGCCTGCTGGGCGCCATCACCGGGACCCAACTGCAGGATCCCGCCCGCAGCGCGCTGGACCAGAAGGTAACTGACCTGCGCAACCAGGGCTATACCGTGCAGGGAACCCGCACGACCACCACCGGCTACGTCAGCACCCTGAGCAAGGGTGGAAGCACCGTGACCGTGACCGTGACCCGAGGCGCCAACCGCACCCTGAGCGTTCAGGTGACCGAAACCACCAACTACCGCTACTAA
- a CDS encoding GNAT family N-acetyltransferase — MTTSTAPITRPVTAFMPDAATPEQRLAVGILLAESYSYAYPEDPPLLSEKEAVGLTHLSPDEKAEHFVIWDKDRALGWGVLSYDMKQNLHAAHARLVVHPETRRQGHGRALTYALEDAARRAGRTLITFGTTSRAPAGEAYARTLNAEPALPMRQSQLDLTALDPALIDRWLVRPGGEPYCLHTWTVIPDDFLERAADMMMVMNTAPRGDLEVDDWTITPEMIRAWDAMIAEAGETRFMMAVEDTRTAQLDGYTEVFWTPERASLVYQGATAVRPSARGLGLGKWLKAAMLRHVQQHCPGARWVRTNNANVNEAMLGINVALGFEPWASFTEWQLKLA; from the coding sequence ATGACTACGTCTACTGCCCCAATCACGCGCCCTGTCACGGCATTTATGCCGGACGCCGCCACGCCAGAGCAGCGCCTTGCCGTTGGGATTCTTCTGGCTGAAAGCTATAGCTACGCCTACCCTGAAGACCCCCCTCTATTGTCCGAGAAAGAAGCCGTGGGCCTTACACACCTGTCCCCCGATGAGAAAGCCGAGCATTTCGTGATCTGGGACAAGGACCGGGCCCTGGGCTGGGGGGTGCTGAGCTACGACATGAAACAGAACCTGCACGCGGCCCACGCCCGCCTGGTCGTGCACCCTGAGACTCGCCGCCAGGGCCATGGACGCGCCCTGACCTATGCGCTTGAAGATGCGGCCCGTCGCGCAGGCCGTACCCTGATTACCTTCGGCACCACCAGCCGCGCTCCTGCAGGCGAGGCCTACGCCCGCACCCTGAACGCGGAGCCCGCCCTGCCAATGCGCCAGAGCCAGCTGGACCTCACCGCCCTGGACCCGGCACTGATTGACCGCTGGCTGGTTCGTCCCGGGGGGGAGCCCTACTGCCTGCATACCTGGACCGTGATTCCCGATGACTTCCTGGAACGCGCCGCCGACATGATGATGGTCATGAACACCGCGCCGCGCGGAGACCTGGAGGTCGACGACTGGACCATCACCCCGGAGATGATCCGCGCCTGGGACGCCATGATCGCCGAGGCCGGCGAAACCCGCTTCATGATGGCTGTGGAAGATACGCGTACTGCCCAGCTCGACGGCTATACCGAAGTGTTCTGGACACCCGAGCGCGCCTCGCTGGTCTACCAGGGAGCCACGGCGGTGCGGCCCAGCGCACGCGGACTGGGCCTGGGCAAATGGCTCAAGGCAGCTATGCTGCGGCACGTGCAGCAGCACTGCCCCGGAGCCCGCTGGGTGCGGACCAACAATGCCAACGTGAACGAGGCGATGCTGGGCATCAACGTGGCCCTGGGCTTCGAGCCGTGGGCCAGCTTCACCGAGTGGCAACTCAAGCTTGCCTGA
- a CDS encoding DinB family protein has protein sequence MTDLPDVQPLDPRYPIGPLPQLPDDARVPATLEQMSVKMRAAVGAWQELLSDQSETDLARTYRPGSWTLRQLAHHTADAHLHGLHRLRMGLTIPDYMIQPFDQDAAVALPDYTLPVEDAMTLMEVINTRWVALLQGVDPATLNRQVMHPAEGPHDLWQLINKHDWHLRHHLAQAHLALE, from the coding sequence ATGACTGACCTCCCGGATGTCCAGCCCCTCGATCCCCGCTACCCGATTGGCCCCCTGCCACAGCTCCCCGACGACGCGCGTGTTCCGGCCACCCTGGAACAGATGTCCGTCAAGATGCGGGCCGCTGTGGGAGCGTGGCAGGAGCTGCTCTCGGACCAGAGCGAAACGGACCTGGCTCGGACCTACCGCCCGGGCAGCTGGACCCTGCGCCAGCTTGCCCACCACACCGCCGACGCGCATCTGCACGGGCTGCACCGCCTGCGCATGGGCCTGACCATTCCGGACTACATGATCCAGCCGTTTGACCAGGATGCGGCCGTGGCGCTGCCGGACTACACGCTGCCTGTCGAGGACGCCATGACGCTGATGGAGGTCATCAATACGCGCTGGGTGGCGCTGCTCCAGGGTGTGGACCCAGCGACCCTGAACCGCCAGGTGATGCACCCGGCCGAGGGGCCACATGACCTGTGGCAGCTGATCAACAAGCACGACTGGCACCTGAGGCACCACCTGGCGCAGGCTCACCTGGCGCTGGAGTAA
- a CDS encoding NAD-dependent malic enzyme, translating to MPDTPPVSRYYDVKRNENGQRYIDVYVNGLALLQNPLLNKTTAFTPQERRELGLEGLIPPHVSTFEEQKQRTYLRYLRQATDLEKHEYLRALQDRNEVLFYAVLEDHLEEMLPIIYTPTVGEAVKQFSSNYRYPRGFTVSAQDIDRVEEMLENVPVNDVRMIVATDSSAILGIGDQGFGGMAISIGKLSLYTAAGGVGPDKALPVELDVGTNRQDLIDDPLYLGLHQRRMTGAEYDEFLDRFVEAAHARYPKAIIQWEDFSRGTAFRVLERYRRVVPSFNDDIQGTGAMALSGLLSACRIKGESLTGQTFVVVGAGAAGIGVAMAIRQGLMHEGLTFEEASARVFVVDRYGLLMEGQADLEPQQMSFLRRPEDLKGWTYAGEAPNLHEVIVNSRATALLGFTGVPGLFRRESIEAMLTHTQRPIVFPLSNPSSHVEAQPSDLIAWTDGQAIVATGSPFADIQYGQQAYPIGQGNNAFIFPGLGFGAVATRAREITDNMVMAAAYTLVEVTPTDQGRVYPPISDLREISIKIAARVARQAITDGVCADRRMRNLTDEQLEASIRDRAWLPQYLPLCNTAKKK from the coding sequence ATGCCCGACACGCCCCCGGTCTCCCGCTATTACGACGTCAAACGCAATGAAAACGGACAGCGTTACATCGACGTATACGTCAACGGCCTGGCCCTGCTGCAAAATCCGCTGCTGAACAAGACGACCGCCTTCACCCCGCAGGAGCGTAGAGAACTGGGCCTGGAGGGATTGATTCCGCCGCACGTCAGCACCTTCGAGGAACAGAAGCAGCGCACCTACCTGCGCTACCTGCGTCAGGCCACCGACCTGGAAAAGCACGAATATCTGCGCGCCCTGCAGGACCGCAACGAGGTGCTGTTCTACGCGGTGCTTGAAGACCACCTGGAAGAGATGCTGCCCATCATCTACACGCCCACGGTGGGCGAGGCGGTCAAGCAGTTTTCCAGCAATTACCGTTATCCACGCGGCTTCACGGTCAGCGCCCAGGACATCGACCGGGTGGAGGAGATGCTGGAAAATGTGCCGGTCAACGACGTGCGCATGATCGTGGCCACGGACAGCAGCGCCATTCTGGGCATCGGGGACCAGGGCTTCGGCGGCATGGCGATCAGCATCGGCAAGCTCAGCCTGTACACCGCGGCCGGTGGCGTGGGTCCGGACAAGGCCCTGCCGGTCGAGCTCGATGTGGGCACCAACCGTCAGGACCTGATCGACGATCCGCTGTACCTGGGATTGCACCAGCGCCGTATGACGGGCGCCGAGTACGACGAGTTCCTGGACAGGTTCGTGGAGGCCGCGCACGCCCGCTACCCGAAAGCGATCATCCAGTGGGAGGATTTCAGCCGCGGTACGGCGTTCCGGGTGCTGGAGCGCTACCGCCGGGTGGTGCCCAGCTTCAACGACGACATCCAGGGGACCGGTGCCATGGCCCTGTCGGGGCTGCTCAGTGCCTGCCGCATCAAGGGTGAAAGCCTCACGGGGCAGACCTTTGTGGTCGTCGGTGCGGGCGCCGCCGGCATCGGCGTGGCCATGGCCATCCGCCAGGGCCTGATGCATGAGGGACTGACCTTCGAGGAGGCCAGTGCGCGGGTGTTCGTGGTGGACCGCTACGGCCTGCTGATGGAAGGCCAGGCAGACCTGGAGCCGCAGCAGATGAGCTTCTTGCGCCGCCCGGAAGACCTGAAGGGCTGGACCTACGCCGGAGAAGCCCCCAACCTGCACGAGGTCATCGTCAACAGCCGTGCCACGGCGCTGCTGGGCTTTACCGGCGTGCCAGGGCTGTTCCGTCGCGAGAGCATCGAGGCCATGCTGACCCACACGCAGCGCCCCATCGTGTTTCCGCTGAGCAACCCCAGCAGCCACGTGGAAGCGCAGCCTTCCGATCTGATTGCGTGGACCGACGGACAGGCCATCGTGGCCACCGGCAGCCCCTTTGCCGACATTCAGTACGGCCAGCAGGCCTATCCTATCGGCCAGGGCAACAACGCCTTCATCTTCCCGGGGCTGGGGTTCGGGGCCGTGGCGACACGCGCGCGGGAAATCACCGACAACATGGTCATGGCGGCCGCCTATACCCTGGTAGAGGTAACACCCACCGATCAGGGCCGGGTCTACCCGCCCATCAGTGACCTGCGGGAGATCAGCATCAAGATCGCCGCGCGTGTGGCCCGGCAGGCCATTACCGACGGTGTGTGCGCTGACCGCCGCATGCGTAACCTGACCGACGAGCAGCTTGAGGCCAGCATCCGTGACCGTGCCTGGCTGCCTCAGTACCTGCCGCTGTGCAACACCGCTAAAAAGAAATAA
- a CDS encoding thioesterase family protein: MRPIPAGFTQTLTVTVTDEMTVEFGELGKLHPVYATYWMARHFEEAGRKIILPFLEVGEGGIGTQVDVTHTASALPGMTVTVTATFDRTDGRRIHANMRAVNQLGDEIGTGTTTQMVLPQEKIDANFDRLRERWAAGGK, encoded by the coding sequence ATGCGCCCCATTCCTGCTGGCTTCACGCAGACGCTGACCGTGACGGTGACCGATGAGATGACGGTCGAGTTCGGAGAGCTCGGCAAACTTCATCCGGTGTACGCCACCTACTGGATGGCCCGTCATTTCGAGGAAGCCGGTCGCAAGATCATCCTTCCCTTTCTAGAAGTTGGAGAAGGCGGCATCGGCACCCAGGTGGACGTTACCCATACCGCTTCGGCCCTGCCGGGAATGACCGTCACGGTGACCGCGACCTTCGACCGCACGGATGGTCGGCGCATTCACGCCAATATGCGGGCCGTCAACCAACTTGGCGACGAGATCGGTACCGGCACGACCACGCAGATGGTGCTGCCGCAGGAAAAGATCGACGCGAACTTTGACCGCCTGCGCGAGCGCTGGGCCGCAGGCGGGAAATGA
- a CDS encoding YihY/virulence factor BrkB family protein, with amino-acid sequence MTAAPVRPASRPRQQAMRPADLFTVIKESAQAFGQDKAPRLAAAIAYYAMFSVAPLLLFAVAIAGRFLTNEEVVNQLFGPSGMLARELGADAATFLRSLVPQEDALHKGTLIASIFGFITLFMGATGLFVQLQDALNSMWGADPGPPKGIMHMVRTRLISFLMIVLIGLLLFVFLGLNTYLSAIANDLGARFGAGTILVRLLTFALSALFLTPVFAAIYKFLPSVQLEWREVLVGGAITAALFTLGQIAIGLYFGRAAPGSAFGAAGALVALLLWIYYSGMIFFFGAEVTWVYSQKYGSHAGGAANTSKKMALAQKGARIDPTPSAEEQASAANADQPVRDSRGRVVGGAGKGKAPAADVPGTTRWPFARRVKRRQPARPAGLLPSVAGAVWNAMSALLAIPTVLVLQLVGLNGKPKK; translated from the coding sequence ATGACAGCTGCTCCCGTCCGCCCCGCGTCCAGGCCAAGGCAGCAGGCCATGCGACCGGCCGACCTGTTCACGGTAATCAAGGAGTCCGCGCAGGCCTTCGGGCAGGACAAGGCTCCCCGGCTGGCTGCGGCCATTGCCTACTACGCCATGTTCAGTGTGGCGCCTCTGCTGCTGTTCGCCGTGGCCATCGCCGGGCGCTTCCTGACCAACGAGGAAGTCGTGAACCAGCTCTTCGGGCCAAGCGGCATGCTCGCCAGAGAGCTCGGCGCTGACGCGGCCACCTTCCTGCGCTCGCTGGTGCCCCAGGAGGACGCCCTGCACAAGGGCACGCTGATCGCCAGCATTTTCGGCTTCATTACCCTGTTCATGGGGGCCACCGGCCTGTTCGTACAGTTGCAAGACGCCCTGAACAGCATGTGGGGCGCCGACCCAGGACCACCCAAAGGGATCATGCACATGGTCCGCACGCGCCTGATCTCATTCCTGATGATCGTGCTGATCGGCCTGCTGCTGTTTGTGTTTCTGGGGCTCAACACCTACCTGTCGGCCATCGCCAATGACCTGGGCGCGCGGTTCGGAGCCGGCACGATCCTGGTCCGGCTGCTGACTTTTGCCCTGTCCGCCCTGTTCCTGACGCCAGTGTTTGCCGCCATCTACAAGTTCCTGCCCAGTGTGCAGCTGGAGTGGCGCGAGGTCCTGGTGGGTGGTGCCATTACGGCGGCGCTGTTCACCCTGGGGCAGATCGCCATTGGCCTTTATTTCGGACGTGCCGCTCCAGGGAGTGCCTTCGGAGCGGCCGGTGCGCTGGTGGCACTGCTGCTGTGGATCTATTACAGCGGCATGATCTTCTTCTTCGGTGCGGAAGTCACCTGGGTGTACTCGCAGAAGTACGGCTCGCACGCCGGTGGCGCCGCCAACACGTCCAAGAAGATGGCTCTGGCCCAGAAGGGCGCCCGGATAGACCCCACGCCCAGCGCGGAAGAACAGGCTTCTGCAGCGAATGCAGATCAGCCGGTCCGCGATTCGCGGGGCCGGGTCGTGGGCGGCGCAGGAAAGGGCAAAGCACCTGCCGCAGACGTTCCAGGCACCACCCGCTGGCCCTTTGCCCGCCGCGTCAAGCGCCGCCAGCCAGCCAGGCCGGCAGGGCTGCTGCCCAGCGTGGCCGGTGCCGTCTGGAACGCCATGAGTGCGCTGCTGGCCATTCCGACGGTGCTGGTGCTGCAACTCGTGGGCCTGAACGGCAAACCCAAAAAGTAA